From one Gracilibacillus salinarum genomic stretch:
- a CDS encoding PLP-dependent aminotransferase family protein, with the protein MHIEIQRNADISLTKQIYHSIRDHIRSDLLEEELQLPSVRELSKQLGVSLVTVVKAYQKLEQEGFITSVQGKGTFIRKRKMEETERKERTSSYDWQLSVQDYLPRSQFARFHQVPERIHLSSSMIDPGLLPNRYLEQEIHRMLSENQKVLSQYGVIQGDKALRQAMVEYLQKMDLPISPDNILVTSGSQQGIDLIARTFVGPGDVVVMEAPTYPGAIDVFRGRGATILTVPVDSDGMRVDLLQNLCDKYKPKIIYTVPTFHNPTGAIMPIKRRRQILEIAKSTQCLVIEDDPCSEIYFERKPPAPMKSLDKEGHVIYLKGLSKVLAPGCRIGILAASGSIFKRLLAAKANADLGSPLLTQKAITPFITSKRMIDHLKKLRTALRIRRDLVLEILSQHAPEGVTWFIPKGGLNVWITLPSWINTDHLLLEAKKEQITFLPGSACYPTEQENHHLRISFSYMNEQQLEQGVTTICNILQPAIDSKIKQENSPHF; encoded by the coding sequence TTCAACGTAATGCTGACATTTCATTAACGAAGCAAATATACCATTCTATTCGCGATCATATTCGTTCCGATCTCTTAGAAGAAGAATTACAATTACCTTCTGTACGCGAACTCTCAAAACAGCTTGGGGTAAGTTTAGTTACTGTAGTAAAGGCCTATCAAAAGCTAGAACAAGAGGGATTTATCACGTCTGTACAAGGGAAAGGAACGTTTATAAGAAAGAGAAAAATGGAAGAAACAGAAAGAAAAGAACGAACCAGTTCATACGATTGGCAACTTTCCGTTCAAGATTATTTACCAAGGTCTCAATTTGCTCGTTTTCATCAAGTCCCTGAACGAATTCACCTTTCATCTTCTATGATAGATCCTGGACTGCTACCTAATCGATACTTAGAGCAAGAAATTCACAGGATGCTTTCTGAAAACCAAAAAGTTCTCTCACAGTACGGCGTGATCCAAGGAGATAAAGCGCTTAGGCAGGCAATGGTTGAGTATTTACAAAAGATGGACCTGCCAATTTCTCCTGATAATATTTTAGTAACAAGTGGTTCACAACAAGGAATTGACCTCATTGCTCGTACCTTTGTTGGACCTGGTGATGTAGTAGTCATGGAAGCTCCTACTTACCCAGGAGCTATTGATGTATTTCGAGGGAGAGGTGCGACCATTCTTACCGTTCCTGTTGACAGCGATGGGATGAGAGTCGATTTACTTCAGAATTTATGTGATAAATATAAACCAAAAATCATCTATACGGTCCCTACGTTTCACAATCCAACAGGTGCTATAATGCCCATAAAACGCCGCAGACAAATTCTTGAGATTGCTAAAAGTACGCAGTGTTTAGTAATTGAGGATGATCCATGTAGTGAAATCTATTTTGAAAGAAAGCCTCCAGCACCAATGAAAAGTCTGGACAAAGAGGGTCATGTCATTTACTTGAAAGGTTTAAGCAAAGTATTAGCTCCAGGTTGTAGAATTGGAATATTAGCTGCTTCAGGTTCTATATTTAAACGCCTATTAGCTGCCAAGGCTAACGCAGACTTAGGCAGTCCTTTACTAACACAAAAAGCCATCACTCCATTTATTACTTCAAAGAGAATGATTGATCATCTTAAAAAGCTAAGAACAGCTCTAAGGATACGACGTGATCTAGTTTTGGAGATCTTGTCACAACATGCCCCTGAAGGAGTAACTTGGTTTATACCAAAGGGAGGATTAAACGTATGGATTACTCTTCCTTCCTGGATTAATACGGATCACCTCTTATTAGAAGCAAAGAAAGAGCAAATCACTTTTTTACCTGGGTCAGCCTGTTACCCCACAGAGCAAGAAAATCATCATTTACGAATAAGTTTCTCTTATATGAATGAGCAACAATTAGAACAAGGTGTGACAACCATTTGTAACATCCTTCAACCAGCTATTGACTCAAAAATTAAACAAGAAAACTCGCCACATTTTTAA